From the genome of Populus alba chromosome 10, ASM523922v2, whole genome shotgun sequence, one region includes:
- the LOC118060158 gene encoding SUN domain-containing protein 1, producing MSASTVSITANPASARRRPVVVSDKKSPSNNIELVVPHEQQINGGGGGKANVTAAASRDLSHHSILERTVKDLQVKKTSSTISPRRARKVEKPRWMKVVSVFTKNFVLLLVLAGLVQMVRKLAVKSGGIESASVGTQMGLSEFDGRIAEMESMVKTAVKMIQVQVEVVDKKIASEVGGLRREISKKIDDKGVILEKELRKLVERSEGLEKKIGELKAGDWLSKEDFEKFYEQFKKAKGGEFDGSDVSLDDIMVYAREIVQKEIEKHAADGLGRVDYALASSGGMVVKHSDPYMAGRGVNWFLKGRGVHPNADEMLKPSFGEPGKCFALKGSSGFVQIKLRGAIVPEAVTLEHVAKSVAYDRSTAPKDCRVSGWLQNRDLHTAVDEEKMLLLTEFTYDLEKSNAQTFNVMENTASGLVDTVRLDFTSNHGSPSLTCIYRLRVHGYEPDPSSMTAMQP from the exons ATGTCGGCTTCAACGGTGTCGATCACGGCGAATCCAGCGTCGGCAAGGCGGAGACCGGTGGTGGTTTCCGACAAGAAATCACCAAGCAACAACATCGAATTAGTAGTGCCGCATGAACAACAAATCAACGGTGGCGGCGGCGGAAAAGCCAATGTCACCGCCGCTGCTAGTAGGGATCTAAGTCATCACTCGATTCTGGAGAGGACTGTGAAAGATCTTCAAGTGAAGAAGACGAGTTCGACAATTTCGCCGCGGAGGGCGAGGAAGGTGGAGAAACCGCGGTGGATGAAGGTGGTGAGTGTGTTTACTAAGAATTTTGTGCTTTTGCTTGTTTTGGCAGGGTTAGTGCAGATGGTTAGGAAATTGGCTGTGAAATCAGGGGGTATTGAAAGTGCTAGTGTGGGGACACAAATGGGGTTATCTGAATTTGATGGGAGGATAGCGGAAATGGAGTCAATGGTGAAAACCGCGGTGAAAATGATCCAGGTTCAAGTGGAAGTTGTTGATAAGAAGATCGCGAGTGAAGTCGGTGGGTTAAGGAGGGAAATAAGTAAGAAGATTGATGATAAAGGTGTGATCTTGGAGAAGGAGTTGAGGAAATTAGTGGAGAGAAGTGAAgggttggaaaagaaaattggaGAGTTGAAAGCTGGTGATTGGTTGTCGAAGGAGGATTTTGAGAAGTTCTACGAGCAGTTTAAGAAGGCTAAGGGTGGGGAATTTGATGGGAGTGATGTGAGTTTGGATGATATAATGGTGTATGCGAGGGAGATAGTGCAGAAAGAGATTGAGAAGCATGCGGCTGATGGGCTTGGGAGGGTGGACTATGCGCTGGCAAGTAGTGGTGGAATGGTTGTGAAGCATTCTGATCCCTATATGGCTGGGAGAGGGGTTAACTGGTTCTTGAAGGGCAGAGGGGTTCATCCAAATGCTGATGAGATGCTAAAACCAAGTTTTGGGGAGCCTGGGAAGTGCTTTGCTTTGAAGGGAAGTAGTGGGTTTGTCCAGATTAAGCTGCGAGGTGCTATTGTTCCTGAAGCTGTTACGCTGGAACACGTTGCTAAG AGTGTGGCTTATGACAGGTCAACTGCTCCTAAGGACTGCCGGGTGTCTGGGTGGCTGCAGAACCGCGATCTTCATACAGCAGTTGATGAAGAGAAGATGCTTCTTTTAACAGAGTTTACTTACGACCTCGAGAAGAGTAACGCACAGACCTTCAATGTAATGGAAAATACAGCCTCTGGACTTGTTGACACAGTGAGACTGGACTTCACATCTAACCATGGAAGCCCCTCACTTACCTGCATTTATCGCTTGAGGGTACATGGTTATGAACCTGATCCTTCTTCAATGACGGCAATGCAGCCTTGA
- the LOC118060157 gene encoding type I inositol polyphosphate 5-phosphatase 10, protein MTLKNQNQNKKSFLRRFFLQKEEKGRKAEKVSFDSSESHSDPSLKSLMSHQLSSPTPSSQAQSFRVFVATWNVGGKSPHSDLNLDDILQVHDESDIYVLGFQEIVPLNAGNVLVAEDNEPAAKWLALINQSLNRSYSVASRGSKSPLCSSLRFQKPSLKKVCKSFRTESGRRLKTCNCSPILERKYSKDCCVCPPPANMTEDYCSSEEDEDGLSNYVSIEISSPASANQMKYSLITGKQMVGIFVTVWVRKELVQHVSHLRISNVGRGILGCLGNKGCISVSMSFHQTSFCFVCSHLASGEKEGDELRRNLDVIEILKNTQFSRICKSPYSRAPEKIMDHDRVIWLGDLNYRIALSYSETRKLLEQYNWDALFDKDQLKIEREAGRVFGGWKEGKIYFAPTYKYSYNSDIYAGETIETQKKRRTPAWCDRILWHGGGIHQLSYVRGESRFSDHRPVCATFIVDVQVSNGGLRKALSGFNMKVASEEHLPLTRK, encoded by the exons ATGACACTGAAGAATCAAAACCAGAACAAGAAG TCTTTTCTTCGAAGATTTTTCTTGCAGAAGGAGGAAAAGGGGAGGAAGGCAGAGAAGGTTTCATTTGATTCGTCTG AATCACATTCTGATCCATCGCTCAAGTCTCTCATGTCTCACCAATTAAGCTCTCCAACGCCAAGCAGTCAAGCCCAGTCATTTAG AGTTTTCGTAGCAACATGGAATGTCGGAGGGAAATCTCCTCACAGTGACCTCAACCTAGATGATATTCTTCAGGTTCATGATGAATCAGATATATATGTCTTAGG TTTTCAGGAAATTGTTCCATTGAATGCTGGAAATGTGCTAGTGGCAGAAGACAATGAGCCTGCCGCAAAATGGCTGGCTTTAATCAATCAATCACTGAATAGATCATATAGTGTGGCTTCAAGAGGATCAAAATCACCCCTTTGCAGCTCACTTCGCTTCCAAAAACCTTCTCTTAAAAAGGTCTGTAAGTCTTTCAGGACTGAGAGTGGACGGAGGCTGAAGACTTGCAATTGCTCTCCCATATTGGAAAGGAAGTATAGCAAGGATTGCTGTGTTTGTCCCCCACCAGCAAATATGACTGAGGATTACTGTTCTTCTGAAGAGGATGAAGATGGGCTTAGCAATTATGTATCTATAGAAATTTCCTCTCCAGCTAGCGCCAACCAGATGAAGTACAGCCTTATAACAGGGAAACAAATGGTCGGAATATTTGTTACTGTTTGGGTAAGGAAGGAGCTTGTGCAACATGTTAGCCATTTGAGAATCTCTAACGTTGGCCGTGGGATCTTAGGCTGTCTTGGGAACAAG GGGTGTATATCTGTTAGCATGTCTTTCCATCAGACAAGTTTCTGCTTTGTTTGCAGTCACTTGGCGTCAGGAGAGAAAGAAGGAGATGAACTTAGGAGAAATTTGGATGTCATAGAGATACTTAAGAACACACAATTTTCAAGAATTTGCAAATCTCCATATAGCCGAGCGCCTGAGAAAATTATGGATCATGA TCGGGTAATATGGTTGGGGGACTTGAATTACAGGATAGCTTTGAGCTATTCCGAGACTCGAAAGCTTCTGGAGCAGTATAACTGGGATGCACTTTTTGACAAAGATCAG CTGAAAATTGAGAGGGAAGCAGGACGAGTGTTCGGAGGATGGAAAGAGGGAAAGATCTACTTCGCACCAACATACAAATACTCCTACAACTCGGACATCTACGCTGGAGAGACTATtgaaacacaaaagaaaagaagaactcCAGCGTG GTGTGATAGAATACTTTGGCATGGAGGTGGGATACATCAACTATCTTACGTACGCGGAGAGTCCAGGTTTTCTGACCACCGGCCAGTATGCGCAACATTCATAGTAGACGTACAAGTTTCTAATGGTGGATTAAGAAAGGCATTATCAGGCTTTAACATGAAAGTTGCAAGTGAAGAGCACTTGCCTCTAACAAGAAAATAG
- the LOC118060159 gene encoding ABSCISIC ACID-INSENSITIVE 5-like protein 2: MGTQTMGSQGDGRSHHMQSQFQPLVRQNSMYSLTLDEVQNQLGDLGKPLSSMNLDELLKNVWTVEAAQTTALEVEGTPFANQTALQRQASLSLTSALSKKTVDEVWKDIQQSKRDEEMKSKERQPTFGEMTLEDFLVKAGVVAEASVDKKDDGSVVLVDTNAAQQFLQQSQWVQYPPQPQYQHPQQSMMGVYMPGQPMPQPLQMGAGSMMDVSYPENLVPLPPPLMGTLSDTQTPARKRGVPNMFEKTVERRQKRMIKNRESAARSRARKQAYTNELENKVSRLEEENGRLRKLRELENMLPCIPLPEPKYQLRRTTSAPF, encoded by the exons ATGGGGACGCAGACAATGGGATCTCAAGGTGATGGCAGGAGTCATCATATGCAATCTCAGTTCCAGCCATTGGTGCGGCAAAACTCAATGTACAGTCTTACTCTTGACGAGGTTCAAAATCAGTTGGGTGACTTGGGGAAACCCCTAAGCAGCATGAATCTTGATGAACTTCTAAAAAACGTGTGGACAGTGGAGGCTGCACAGACTACGGCTTTGGAAGTGGAGGGTACACCATTCGCCAATCAAACTGCTCTGCAACGCCAGGCAAGCCTATCATTAACTAGTGCTCTGAGCAAGAAGACAGTTGATGAGGTTTGGAAAGACATCCAACAAAGCAAACGTGATGAGGAGATGAAGTCTAAGGAGCGGCAGCCTACTTTTGGAGAGATGACGTTGGAGGATTTCTTGGTAAAAGCAGGAGTTGTAGCTGAAGCATCCGTGGACAAGAAAGATGATGGTTCTGTTGTTTTGGTTGATACAAATGCAGCACAACAGTTTCTGCAACAAAGTCAATGGGTGCAATACCCACCACAACCACAGTATCAACATCCACAACAAAGCATGATGGGGGTTTATATGCCAGGCCAGCCTATGCCACAGCCACTTCAAATGGGTGCTGGTTCTATGATGGATGTTTCATACCCCGAAAACCTGGTGCCGTTACCTCCACCCTTGATGGGGACTTTATCAGATACACAGACACCAGCAAGAAAAAGAGGTGTGCCAAATATGTTTGAGAAAACAGTTGAGAGGAGGCAgaagaggatgataaagaaccGTGAATCTGCCGCCCGTTCACGGGCACGAAAGCAGGCTTACACAAACGAGCTGGAGAACAAAGTTTCTCGGCTGGAAGAGGAAAATGGAAGGCTGAGGAAACTAAGG GAGCTTGAGAATATGTTGCCATGTATCCCTCTCCCTGAACCCAAGTATCAGCTTCGCAGAACGACATCAGCCCCATTCTAG